Proteins from a single region of Flavobacterium sp. YJ01:
- a CDS encoding radical SAM protein — translation MPVRKYTYYDFTLSLCPECLKRIDAKIVFEDENVYMLKRCPEHGNSKVLIADDIQYYKNIRNYNKPSEMPYTFNTKTHYGCPYDCGLCPDHEQHSCLTVIEVTDRCNLTCPTCYAGSSPNYGRHRTLEEIKAMLDTVVKNEKEPDVVQISGGEPTIHPQFFEILDYAKSTPIKHLMLNTNGIKIAKDKEFVQRLKSYSPDFEIYLQFDSFEDSVLQELRGADLSEIRRQALENLNEVNLSTTLVVTLQKGLNDHEIGKIVEFALKQKCVRGVTFQPTQIAGRLENFNLETDRMTLTEVRRKILEQTTVFNSDDLLPVPCNPDALVMGYALKLGDEVFPLTRYINPNDLLDNSKNTIIYEQDEVLRGKMIDLFSTGNSVEVAQENLKSILCCLPNIDAPELGYDNLFRIIIMQFIDAYNFDVRAIKKSCVHIVNKDNKIIPFETMNLFYRDDKVKRLEELRTNI, via the coding sequence ATGCCGGTTAGAAAATATACATATTATGACTTTACATTAAGCCTTTGTCCAGAATGCTTAAAGAGAATTGACGCCAAAATTGTTTTTGAAGATGAGAATGTCTACATGCTCAAAAGATGTCCGGAACACGGAAATTCTAAGGTTTTAATAGCCGATGATATTCAGTATTACAAGAATATCCGAAACTATAATAAACCATCTGAGATGCCGTATACTTTTAATACAAAAACGCATTATGGTTGTCCTTACGATTGTGGTTTATGTCCAGACCATGAACAGCATTCCTGTTTGACAGTTATTGAGGTTACAGATCGCTGTAATCTGACATGTCCGACTTGTTATGCAGGTTCGTCGCCTAATTATGGCCGACACAGAACTCTTGAAGAAATAAAAGCAATGCTCGATACGGTTGTTAAAAACGAAAAAGAACCTGATGTGGTGCAGATTAGCGGAGGCGAACCAACTATACACCCGCAATTTTTTGAAATTTTAGATTACGCAAAATCAACTCCAATAAAGCACTTAATGCTGAATACAAACGGAATTAAAATTGCAAAAGACAAAGAATTTGTTCAGAGACTAAAAAGCTATTCTCCAGATTTTGAAATTTATCTTCAGTTTGATTCTTTTGAAGATAGTGTATTACAGGAATTGCGTGGAGCCGATTTAAGCGAAATACGAAGACAAGCTTTAGAAAATCTGAATGAAGTTAATTTATCGACCACTTTGGTTGTTACACTTCAGAAAGGATTAAACGATCATGAAATAGGTAAAATTGTTGAGTTTGCACTAAAGCAAAAATGCGTTCGAGGCGTTACATTTCAACCGACTCAAATTGCAGGCCGACTGGAGAATTTTAACTTAGAAACCGATCGGATGACATTAACAGAAGTAAGAAGAAAAATTCTGGAGCAAACTACAGTTTTCAATTCAGATGATTTACTTCCAGTTCCCTGTAATCCTGACGCTTTGGTAATGGGTTATGCATTGAAATTAGGTGACGAAGTTTTTCCGTTGACTCGATATATAAATCCAAATGATCTATTGGACAATAGCAAAAACACTATTATTTATGAGCAGGACGAAGTACTTCGAGGTAAAATGATAGATTTGTTTAGTACAGGAAATTCTGTAGAAGTAGCACAAGAAAACTTGAAATCGATATTATGCTGTCTTCCTAATATTGATGCGCCAGAATTAGGATATGATAATCTGTTCAGAATTATTATAATGCAGTTTATTGATGCTTATAATTTTGATGTGAGAGCAATAAAAAAATCATGTGTGCATATTGTCAATAAGGATAATAAAATAATTCCTTTTGAAACTATGAATTTGTTTTATAGAGATGATAAAGTAAAAAGATTAGAAGAATTAAGAACCAACATATAA
- a CDS encoding outer membrane beta-barrel protein, translating to MKTKFSVILALFAFCFANAQQDQADAEMNSAKGVTFSQGDMFLEGSIKISTGGEEDYYGFSPKFGYFLNDKFAVGAKLNYASIKQETPYEKTNVFGAGAFARYYFLELDKKRFKTYAEVGLGFGRNKYESDLIDDTTNSITADVNVGLNYFITKNVAVTFVLANMLSYNSVAPENGPSSDTFQLNINLFENIFDQPQFGLLYRF from the coding sequence ATGAAAACCAAATTTTCAGTTATTTTAGCCCTTTTTGCATTTTGTTTTGCAAATGCTCAGCAAGATCAAGCTGATGCAGAAATGAATTCTGCTAAAGGTGTAACTTTTTCACAAGGCGATATGTTTCTTGAAGGTTCTATAAAAATTAGCACTGGCGGCGAAGAGGATTATTACGGTTTTAGTCCAAAGTTTGGCTACTTCCTGAATGATAAATTTGCTGTTGGAGCAAAACTAAACTATGCGAGTATTAAACAAGAAACTCCGTATGAGAAAACAAATGTATTTGGAGCTGGGGCATTTGCACGTTACTATTTCTTAGAATTAGATAAAAAACGTTTTAAAACTTATGCTGAAGTAGGTTTAGGATTTGGAAGAAATAAATACGAAAGCGACCTTATAGACGATACTACAAATAGCATAACGGCAGACGTAAATGTCGGATTAAACTATTTTATTACCAAAAATGTTGCTGTGACTTTTGTTCTAGCCAATATGCTTTCTTATAACAGTGTCGCTCCAGAAAACGGTCCATCATCAGATACTTTTCAGTTAAATATCAATTTATTTGAAAATATCTTCGATCAGCCACAATTCGGATTATTATATAGATTTTAA
- the lepA gene encoding translation elongation factor 4: MKKIRNFCIIAHIDHGKSTLADRLLAATQTVTAREEKAQLLDNMDLERERGITIKSHAIQMEYKYKGEEYILNLIDTPGHVDFSYEVSRSIAACEGALLIVDAAQSIQAQTISNLYLALENDLEIIPVLNKVDLPSANPEEVSDDIIDLLGCKLEDIIHASGKTGFGVENILAAIIEKIPAPKGNPEEPLQALIFDSVYNPFRGIEVIFRVVNGEIKKGQKIKFMATDNEYFADEIGTLKLNQVPKTVVSAGDVGYLISGIKEAREVKVGDTITDAKVPTTNMITGFEDVKPMVFAGIYPVDTEDYEDLRSSMEKLQLNDASLVFTPESSAALGFGFRCGFLGMLHMEIIQERLEREFDMTVITTVPNVSYLAYTKKEPEKALIVNNPSDLPEPSKLDRVEEPFIKATIITKADFVGNVMSLCIEKRGLITNQTYLTTERVELNFDMPLAEIVFDFYDRLKTVSKGYASFDYSPIGMRTSKLVKLDVLLNAQTVDALSALIHEDNAYNIGKKMTEKLRELIPRQQFDIPIQAAIGAKIIARETIKALRKDVTAKCYGGDISRKRKLLEKQKKGKKRMRQVGNVEIPQEAFMAVLKLND, encoded by the coding sequence ATGAAGAAGATACGTAATTTTTGCATTATTGCACACATTGACCACGGTAAAAGTACATTAGCGGACAGGTTACTTGCCGCAACACAAACCGTTACAGCACGTGAAGAAAAAGCGCAATTGCTTGACAACATGGATCTGGAGCGCGAGCGTGGAATTACCATTAAGAGTCATGCCATTCAGATGGAATACAAATACAAGGGAGAAGAATATATTTTAAACCTAATTGATACTCCAGGACACGTTGACTTTTCATACGAAGTTTCAAGATCTATTGCTGCCTGCGAAGGTGCTTTATTAATTGTTGACGCCGCCCAAAGTATTCAGGCACAAACAATTTCAAACTTATATTTAGCACTTGAAAACGACTTGGAAATTATTCCAGTTTTGAACAAAGTCGATTTGCCAAGTGCAAATCCAGAAGAAGTTAGCGACGATATTATCGATTTATTAGGATGTAAACTAGAAGATATTATTCATGCTTCTGGAAAAACTGGTTTTGGTGTTGAAAATATCTTAGCAGCCATTATCGAAAAAATTCCTGCTCCAAAAGGAAATCCAGAAGAACCATTACAAGCTTTAATTTTTGACTCGGTATATAATCCGTTTCGTGGAATTGAGGTAATCTTTAGAGTTGTAAATGGAGAAATCAAAAAAGGCCAGAAAATTAAATTCATGGCTACAGACAACGAATATTTTGCTGACGAAATTGGAACTTTAAAATTAAATCAAGTTCCTAAAACTGTAGTTTCGGCTGGAGATGTTGGATATTTGATTTCTGGAATTAAAGAAGCTCGCGAAGTAAAAGTTGGTGATACAATTACGGATGCAAAAGTTCCGACAACAAATATGATTACTGGTTTTGAGGATGTAAAACCAATGGTATTTGCCGGAATTTATCCTGTTGATACAGAAGATTACGAAGATTTACGTTCTTCGATGGAGAAACTACAATTAAATGATGCGTCATTAGTTTTTACTCCTGAAAGCTCTGCGGCATTAGGATTTGGTTTCCGTTGCGGATTCTTAGGAATGCTTCACATGGAAATTATCCAAGAACGTTTAGAGCGCGAGTTCGACATGACTGTAATTACAACTGTTCCTAACGTTTCGTATTTAGCTTACACTAAAAAAGAACCTGAAAAAGCCTTAATTGTAAACAATCCTTCAGATTTACCGGAACCTTCAAAACTAGACAGAGTTGAAGAGCCGTTTATTAAAGCTACTATCATTACAAAAGCTGATTTCGTTGGAAACGTAATGAGTTTATGTATCGAAAAACGTGGTTTAATTACCAACCAAACATATTTAACAACTGAACGTGTTGAATTAAATTTTGATATGCCTTTGGCGGAAATTGTATTCGATTTTTATGATCGTTTAAAAACAGTTTCTAAAGGTTATGCTTCTTTTGATTATTCTCCAATCGGAATGAGAACTTCGAAATTAGTTAAACTTGACGTTCTTTTAAATGCACAAACAGTTGATGCACTTTCTGCATTAATTCACGAAGACAACGCATATAATATCGGTAAAAAAATGACCGAAAAATTACGCGAATTGATTCCGAGACAACAATTTGACATTCCGATTCAAGCTGCAATTGGAGCAAAAATTATCGCTCGTGAAACGATTAAAGCACTTCGTAAAGACGTTACCGCAAAATGTTACGGTGGAGATATTTCGCGTAAGCGTAAACTTCTTGAAAAACAGAAAAAAGGTAAAAAACGTATGCGTCAGGTAGGAAACGTTGAGATTCCGCAAGAGGCGTTTATGGCTGTTTTGAAATTGAATGATTAA
- a CDS encoding NUDIX domain-containing protein, whose amino-acid sequence MTEITTQQQKPAVDGITIDCVFFGFNKESLEVLLVQHAQGESIGKWGLLGGWLQLDESADDAAQRILQELTGLEDIYLEQLKAFTNPKRVLERRVVTIGYYTLVNREDYNIKASLKVIEAKWYKINEIPDLIFDHNEILNFSLLQLRNRVRQAPIGFNLLPEKFTLLQLMHLYEEILGIELDKSNFRRKILHMKLLTALDEKQQDVSHRAAKLYKFDDEMYKKLTEKGFNFEY is encoded by the coding sequence TTGACAGAAATAACTACTCAGCAACAAAAACCAGCCGTAGACGGAATCACGATTGACTGTGTTTTCTTCGGTTTTAACAAAGAGAGTCTCGAAGTTCTCTTAGTTCAGCACGCCCAAGGTGAAAGCATTGGAAAATGGGGACTTTTAGGTGGATGGCTTCAGCTTGATGAAAGTGCAGATGATGCCGCACAACGTATTTTACAGGAACTTACTGGTCTTGAAGATATTTATTTGGAGCAGTTAAAAGCATTTACAAATCCTAAACGTGTTCTAGAAAGACGCGTTGTAACTATTGGTTATTATACTTTAGTGAATCGCGAAGATTATAATATAAAAGCGAGTTTAAAAGTTATAGAAGCAAAATGGTATAAGATTAATGAAATTCCGGATTTGATTTTTGACCACAACGAGATTTTAAATTTCAGTTTATTGCAACTTCGAAATCGTGTACGTCAGGCTCCAATTGGTTTTAACCTTCTTCCCGAAAAATTTACTTTATTGCAATTAATGCATTTGTATGAAGAAATTCTAGGAATCGAATTGGATAAATCCAACTTTAGACGAAAAATTCTGCACATGAAACTTTTGACAGCATTGGATGAGAAACAACAAGACGTTTCACACAGAGCAGCCAAACTTTATAAATTTGATGACGAGATGTACAAAAAATTAACTGAAAAAGGGTTTAATTTTGAATATTAA
- a CDS encoding NUDIX domain-containing protein, translating to MIENVDDKPASKNEHSAMNAITIDCVIFGFDKGSLEVLLVQHGEGISKGKWGLPGGWIYKKESTDAAAHRLLHELTGLEDIYLEQLKAFGDPDRFPLRRVITIGYYALVKREDYNIKAGFTASDAKWYKINEIPDLIYDHNEILDYSIKHLRNKVRQTPIGFNLLPEKFTLLQLMHLYGEILGIEMDKPNFRRKILHMKLLVALDEKQQDVSHRAAQLYKFDPEIYTKLTEKGFNFEF from the coding sequence ATGATTGAAAATGTAGATGACAAACCTGCATCAAAAAACGAACACAGTGCCATGAATGCAATCACAATTGACTGCGTTATATTTGGTTTTGATAAAGGAAGTTTAGAAGTGCTTTTGGTACAGCATGGCGAGGGAATCAGTAAAGGAAAATGGGGGTTGCCTGGAGGATGGATTTACAAAAAAGAAAGCACAGATGCCGCTGCCCATCGTTTATTGCACGAACTTACAGGTCTTGAAGATATTTATCTAGAACAGTTGAAAGCATTTGGAGATCCAGATCGTTTTCCGCTACGTCGTGTTATTACCATTGGATATTATGCTCTGGTAAAAAGAGAAGATTACAACATTAAGGCTGGTTTTACAGCTTCTGATGCAAAATGGTATAAAATCAACGAAATTCCAGATTTGATTTATGATCATAATGAAATTTTAGATTACAGCATAAAACATCTTAGAAATAAAGTTCGCCAGACGCCAATTGGTTTTAATTTATTACCAGAAAAATTCACTTTATTGCAATTGATGCATTTGTATGGAGAAATTTTAGGAATTGAAATGGACAAACCAAACTTTAGACGAAAAATTCTTCATATGAAATTATTGGTTGCTTTAGACGAAAAACAGCAAGATGTATCGCACAGAGCGGCTCAATTGTACAAATTTGATCCAGAAATTTATACCAAATTAACTGAAAAAGGATTCAATTTTGAATTTTGA
- a CDS encoding TonB-dependent receptor: MKSKNCIKTTKLSCFMTVLLSVFMMQFGLAQESKTVSGTITSSEDGLGVPGATVLVQGTKSSTVTDFDGKYKVEAKTGDVLVITFVGFKTQNIKVGTEKVVNVVLQPETSELKEIVVIGYGTQKKKVNTAATSLVSGKDIQQVASLDVTNALQGQASGVSVTSSSGQPGANMVVNIRGAGTAGNSDPLYVVDGVVVDNGIGYLDPSIIERVDVLKDASAASIYGARAANGVILVTTKKGKDGKMNVSFSSYTGFQQIAKKLDLMNTQEYTTIINEARVNSGYSPLYTKAQIATFPNHDWQNDLFNEGAMKQNHSLLITGGDQKSTIATGLSYYGQEGMIGGSTSQSQYDRVTFTVNSTSEVIKDYLKIGENFTFSNVKSSGIADDGIYNNAIRAFLNAAPIDAAYDENGDFARSIISNDVTNPVGSLYYNNFNQTKTNRYVGNIFAELKIIKDLTFRTSFGVDMTDSNYRSFRPVYSLSSNDNNTVSSVTQSGTKSLGWIFENTLQYKFNLASSHNFDVLVGTSAKKNTSDYMEGQGRNLIFDDFAHAYLDNAKDPTSNVVKGNRRDYAIQSYFGRLLYDYNNKYLFSATVRRDGSSEFGPDNKYAIFPSFSAGWNLDKEAFFKENKVLNTFKIRASWGQNGNDQFGRRFAYLSTVNSTDKTYHFGTGDETLLVGSSPDQLANRNLKWETSEQLDLGFDATLFTNFTLTFDYYDKKTKDWLVLASIPTYAGATAPYINGGDVSNKGFEIGLAYRTHFGKDWNFGINANLSKNKNEVLRIANNEGIIHGESNVLFQGLDEMNRVEVGKPMGYFYGLKTAGIFQNAAEVAAGVQPNAQPGDVRFVDLNGDGQIDANDKTQIGDPNPDFNYGINLDISYKAFDLTINTYGTAGGQNVFGIHDYTRAYTNNTTDVLNRWTSEGTSNRVPRVTYGTDDNGNYTKFSDLYIQDSDFFRIKNATIGCDLTKLTDKLKFFSKFRVYVAGNNIYTFTKYKGMDPEIGFGNVNQSWAKGIDVGYYPQPRTYMMGLNVNF, from the coding sequence ATGAAAAGCAAAAATTGTATTAAAACAACAAAGCTGTCATGCTTTATGACGGTGCTGCTTAGCGTATTTATGATGCAGTTTGGATTGGCACAAGAATCTAAAACTGTAAGTGGAACAATCACTTCGTCTGAAGACGGATTGGGAGTTCCGGGAGCAACTGTACTTGTACAGGGAACAAAATCGAGTACTGTTACCGATTTTGATGGAAAATATAAAGTGGAAGCCAAAACAGGCGATGTTTTAGTAATCACTTTCGTGGGATTTAAAACACAAAATATTAAAGTTGGCACCGAAAAAGTTGTCAATGTAGTTTTACAACCAGAAACTTCAGAACTTAAGGAAATTGTTGTAATTGGTTACGGTACTCAGAAGAAGAAAGTAAATACCGCTGCAACTTCTTTGGTATCAGGAAAAGACATTCAGCAAGTTGCGAGTCTTGATGTTACAAATGCTTTACAAGGTCAAGCTTCTGGAGTTTCTGTAACCTCATCTTCTGGTCAGCCGGGTGCGAATATGGTGGTAAATATTCGTGGTGCAGGTACAGCAGGAAACAGTGATCCGCTTTATGTTGTAGACGGTGTTGTGGTAGATAACGGAATTGGATATCTTGATCCTTCTATTATTGAAAGGGTTGACGTTTTAAAAGATGCTTCGGCAGCTTCTATCTACGGAGCAAGAGCAGCAAACGGAGTTATCTTGGTTACAACAAAAAAAGGAAAAGATGGTAAAATGAATGTGTCTTTCAGTTCGTATACAGGTTTTCAGCAGATTGCTAAAAAACTGGATTTGATGAATACACAAGAGTATACAACTATTATCAATGAAGCTCGTGTAAATTCTGGATATTCTCCATTATATACAAAAGCTCAAATTGCCACATTTCCAAATCATGATTGGCAAAATGATTTATTCAACGAAGGAGCAATGAAACAGAATCATTCTTTATTGATTACTGGCGGTGACCAAAAATCGACTATTGCAACTGGTTTGTCTTACTACGGACAAGAAGGTATGATTGGAGGTTCTACAAGTCAGTCTCAATATGATCGTGTGACTTTTACAGTAAATTCTACGTCAGAAGTGATTAAAGACTATTTGAAAATTGGAGAAAACTTTACATTTTCAAATGTAAAATCAAGCGGTATTGCCGACGACGGTATTTATAATAATGCTATTAGAGCTTTCTTAAATGCTGCTCCAATTGATGCTGCTTATGATGAAAATGGAGATTTTGCTCGTTCAATTATTTCTAATGACGTAACAAATCCTGTTGGATCTTTATACTACAACAACTTCAATCAGACAAAAACAAACCGTTATGTAGGTAACATTTTTGCCGAATTAAAAATTATAAAAGATCTGACTTTCAGAACTAGTTTTGGTGTTGATATGACAGACAGTAACTATCGTTCTTTTAGACCAGTTTATTCTCTTTCTTCAAATGATAATAATACGGTTTCGAGCGTTACACAAAGTGGTACAAAATCTTTAGGATGGATTTTTGAGAATACACTTCAATACAAATTCAATTTAGCCTCTTCTCATAATTTCGATGTTTTAGTAGGTACTTCTGCTAAAAAGAATACTTCTGATTATATGGAAGGACAAGGAAGAAACTTGATTTTTGATGATTTTGCACACGCTTATTTAGATAATGCAAAAGATCCAACATCAAATGTGGTAAAAGGAAATCGTAGAGATTATGCGATTCAGTCTTACTTCGGACGTTTGTTGTATGATTATAATAACAAATATTTATTCTCTGCAACAGTTCGTCGTGATGGTTCATCAGAATTTGGTCCAGACAACAAATATGCTATTTTCCCTTCGTTTTCTGCTGGTTGGAATTTAGATAAAGAAGCTTTCTTTAAAGAAAATAAAGTTTTAAATACTTTTAAAATAAGAGCGAGCTGGGGACAAAACGGTAACGACCAATTTGGCAGAAGGTTTGCGTATTTGTCAACTGTAAATTCAACAGACAAAACTTATCATTTCGGAACTGGAGATGAAACTCTTTTAGTAGGTTCAAGCCCAGATCAGTTAGCAAACCGCAACTTAAAATGGGAAACTTCTGAGCAGTTAGATTTAGGTTTTGATGCTACTTTGTTTACCAACTTTACTTTGACTTTTGATTACTACGATAAGAAAACTAAAGACTGGTTAGTATTAGCTTCAATCCCAACTTATGCGGGAGCAACTGCACCTTACATTAATGGTGGTGACGTAAGCAATAAAGGTTTTGAAATTGGTTTAGCATACAGAACTCATTTTGGAAAAGACTGGAATTTTGGTATTAATGCCAACCTTTCTAAAAACAAAAATGAAGTCTTGAGAATTGCTAACAACGAAGGAATTATTCACGGAGAATCTAACGTTTTATTCCAAGGTTTAGACGAGATGAACCGTGTTGAGGTTGGAAAACCAATGGGTTATTTCTACGGATTAAAAACTGCTGGAATTTTCCAAAATGCAGCTGAAGTTGCTGCAGGAGTTCAGCCAAATGCACAACCTGGAGATGTTCGTTTCGTAGACTTGAATGGTGACGGACAAATTGATGCAAATGATAAAACGCAAATAGGAGATCCGAATCCAGATTTTAACTATGGTATCAATTTGGATATTTCATACAAAGCTTTTGATTTGACAATTAACACTTACGGTACTGCTGGCGGACAAAACGTTTTCGGGATTCACGATTACACTCGTGCGTACACAAACAATACAACAGATGTATTAAACAGATGGACAAGTGAAGGAACTTCAAACAGAGTTCCAAGAGTAACTTACGGAACAGATGATAATGGTAACTACACTAAATTCTCTGATTTGTACATTCAAGATTCAGATTTCTTCAGAATTAAAAATGCTACAATCGGATGTGATTTAACGAAGTTAACAGACAAATTAAAATTCTTCTCTAAATTCAGAGTTTACGTTGCAGGAAATAACATTTACACATTCACTAAATACAAAGGAATGGATCCGGAAATTGGTTTCGGAAACGTAAATCAATCTTGGGCTAAAGGAATTGATGTTGGATATTACCCACAGCCAAGAACCTACATGATGGGTTTAAATGTTAACTTTTAA
- a CDS encoding RagB/SusD family nutrient uptake outer membrane protein — MKTYIKLFALSSLLVLGSCSEDFLENEPYTDKVTENFYKTPSDAFEGLVAVYDVLQREAYGTQLIVSEQASDNCFGGFGIADPTVDLQWDRFQYTTDKDMNALTWTNSYLGIYRANILLENLNKVNWGSDTALKTRYEAEARFLRAHFHFQAAKMFGDIIPLDHTVTTSEFELPRQAPEVTYALIANDLKFAADNLGPENYSQAGNANYGRITKWAAEAYLARTFLFYTGTYGKTDLAGVVTKAQAVNYINDAVNNSGHGLVADFANLWLAASFANFAGEDNTEMVWAVRFNGSGKGNWDLHEGNRFQVNIAPRGGSIGRYATGWGGATVNPKLVAAYDNADTRKAASFIDYVGEGLNFDAQAREQRQYTGYSWKKYCPITNEAGTAVVEANGGNFQIDNYQDYAIIRFSDVLLMAAELNLTTNAALAQTDYDRVRDRAFKNTLHRLPITQARIMEERRLEFALEGLRYFDLIRQGMPAMKAAIDNTGDSQFAVTFRTETQGWFALPQSQIILSNGTITQNPGWN, encoded by the coding sequence ATGAAAACATATATAAAATTATTTGCCCTTTCAAGCTTACTTGTTTTAGGTTCTTGTTCGGAAGATTTTTTAGAAAACGAACCCTACACAGATAAAGTAACAGAGAATTTTTATAAAACTCCTTCTGATGCTTTTGAAGGTTTGGTAGCCGTTTACGACGTATTGCAAAGAGAAGCTTACGGAACACAATTGATTGTGAGTGAACAAGCTTCTGATAACTGTTTTGGCGGATTTGGTATTGCAGATCCAACGGTAGATTTACAATGGGATCGCTTTCAGTATACTACAGATAAAGATATGAATGCCTTAACTTGGACAAACTCTTATCTTGGAATTTACAGAGCTAACATTTTACTAGAAAACTTAAACAAAGTAAACTGGGGTTCAGATACTGCTTTAAAAACGAGATACGAAGCAGAGGCACGTTTCTTAAGAGCACACTTTCATTTTCAGGCAGCAAAAATGTTTGGAGATATTATTCCGTTAGATCACACTGTGACTACAAGCGAATTTGAATTGCCAAGACAAGCACCAGAAGTTACGTATGCATTAATTGCAAACGATTTAAAATTTGCTGCAGACAATTTAGGGCCAGAAAACTATTCGCAAGCAGGAAATGCCAACTACGGACGTATTACAAAATGGGCTGCAGAAGCTTATTTGGCTAGAACATTTTTGTTCTACACTGGAACTTATGGTAAAACAGATTTAGCCGGAGTAGTTACAAAAGCTCAGGCAGTAAATTACATCAATGATGCTGTTAACAATAGTGGACACGGATTAGTTGCTGATTTTGCTAATCTTTGGCTAGCAGCTTCTTTTGCGAATTTTGCAGGAGAAGATAATACAGAAATGGTTTGGGCAGTTCGTTTCAACGGTTCAGGAAAAGGAAACTGGGATCTTCACGAAGGAAACCGTTTTCAGGTTAACATTGCACCACGTGGAGGTTCTATCGGAAGATATGCAACAGGATGGGGAGGAGCAACTGTAAACCCTAAATTGGTTGCAGCTTATGATAATGCCGATACTAGAAAAGCTGCATCATTTATTGATTATGTTGGCGAAGGTTTAAATTTTGATGCTCAAGCGAGAGAGCAGCGTCAATACACAGGTTATTCTTGGAAAAAATATTGTCCGATTACAAATGAGGCAGGAACAGCAGTTGTAGAAGCTAACGGAGGAAATTTCCAAATTGATAACTATCAGGATTACGCTATTATTCGTTTTTCAGATGTATTATTAATGGCTGCCGAACTAAACTTAACAACAAATGCAGCGTTGGCGCAAACAGATTATGATAGAGTTCGTGATCGCGCTTTCAAAAATACGTTGCACAGACTTCCTATAACTCAAGCTCGTATTATGGAAGAACGTCGTTTAGAATTTGCGTTGGAAGGATTACGTTATTTTGATTTAATCAGACAAGGAATGCCTGCAATGAAAGCAGCTATAGATAACACGGGAGATTCTCAGTTTGCTGTAACTTTTAGAACAGAAACTCAAGGATGGTTTGCTTTGCCACAATCGCAAATAATACTTTCAAACGGAACTATTACTCAAAATCCAGGCTGGAATTAA